Proteins co-encoded in one Arthrobacter globiformis genomic window:
- a CDS encoding ABC-F family ATP-binding cassette domain-containing protein — protein MTATLVAKDLSGGHDHRTLFSGLSLTVAPGDVVGVVGANGAGKSTLLRLLAGVDQAQAGTVSLAPADAFVGWLPQEHERIAGETVAAYIARRTGCAKATAEMESTAEALGSGAPGADDAYSVAFDRWMASGAADLDERIAPVLADLGLDVGPDAEMTVLSGGQAARVALAALLLSRFDVVLLDEPTNDLDLDGLAKLEAFVQGLRGGVVLVSHDREFLARCVTSIVELDLAQNSVAVYDGGYEAFLEERAVARRHARERYEEFASTKADLVSRARTQREWSSQGVRNAMKKNPDNDKIRRAASTESSEKQAQKVRQMESRIARLDVVEEPRKEWQLQFSIGQAPRSSSVVATLRDAVVRQGGFTLGPVNLQLTAGERIGITGPNGAGKSTLLRLLLGTQAPDSGDASRGASVAVGEIDQARGLLAGHMKLADAVEAVLTDYTPAEVRTLLAKFGLRADHTPRTVDSLSPGERTRAALALLQARGVNLLVLDEPTNHLDLPAIEQLEEALESYDGALLLVTHDRRLLENVRLDVRWNVDNGVVTELVAGKMEQNR, from the coding sequence ATGACTGCAACCCTTGTTGCGAAGGACCTTTCGGGCGGTCATGATCACCGCACCCTGTTCTCCGGGCTGTCCCTCACAGTGGCTCCCGGGGATGTTGTTGGCGTGGTCGGCGCCAACGGTGCAGGCAAGTCCACGCTGCTGCGGCTCCTTGCCGGCGTGGACCAGGCGCAGGCCGGCACAGTCAGCCTCGCCCCGGCCGACGCCTTTGTGGGCTGGCTGCCGCAGGAACACGAACGCATTGCCGGCGAAACCGTCGCCGCCTACATCGCCCGCCGCACCGGCTGCGCCAAAGCCACCGCTGAGATGGAATCCACGGCCGAGGCCCTCGGCTCGGGGGCGCCGGGAGCCGACGACGCCTACTCGGTGGCATTTGACCGGTGGATGGCCTCCGGCGCCGCGGACCTGGATGAACGGATAGCCCCCGTCCTCGCCGACCTTGGCCTGGACGTCGGTCCCGACGCCGAGATGACAGTGCTGTCGGGCGGCCAGGCTGCGCGCGTCGCGCTCGCGGCCCTGCTGCTGAGCCGCTTCGACGTCGTGCTCCTGGACGAGCCCACCAACGACCTTGACCTGGACGGCCTGGCCAAGCTGGAAGCATTCGTGCAGGGCCTTCGCGGCGGAGTGGTGCTGGTCTCCCACGACCGCGAGTTCCTCGCCCGCTGCGTGACCTCCATCGTGGAACTGGACCTCGCCCAGAACTCGGTGGCCGTGTACGACGGCGGCTATGAGGCCTTCCTGGAGGAACGCGCCGTGGCCCGCCGGCATGCCCGCGAACGGTACGAGGAGTTCGCCTCCACGAAGGCGGATCTGGTGTCCCGGGCACGCACCCAGCGCGAGTGGAGCTCCCAGGGCGTCCGGAACGCGATGAAGAAAAACCCGGACAACGACAAGATCCGGCGCGCCGCCAGCACCGAGTCCTCTGAAAAGCAGGCGCAGAAGGTTAGGCAGATGGAATCGCGCATCGCCCGGCTGGATGTGGTGGAAGAACCGCGCAAGGAGTGGCAGTTGCAGTTCAGCATCGGCCAGGCGCCGCGCTCCAGCTCTGTGGTCGCAACGCTGCGCGACGCCGTGGTCCGGCAGGGCGGCTTCACCCTGGGGCCCGTCAACCTGCAGCTCACCGCCGGCGAGCGGATCGGCATCACCGGGCCGAACGGGGCCGGCAAGTCGACGCTGCTCCGGTTGCTCTTGGGAACCCAGGCACCGGACTCCGGCGACGCTTCCCGCGGTGCGTCCGTGGCCGTCGGCGAGATCGACCAGGCCCGCGGGCTGCTGGCCGGGCACATGAAACTGGCTGACGCCGTCGAAGCCGTCTTGACCGACTACACGCCCGCCGAGGTCCGGACCCTGCTGGCGAAGTTCGGCCTCAGGGCGGACCACACCCCGCGCACGGTGGACTCGCTGTCGCCGGGGGAGCGGACCCGTGCCGCCCTGGCCCTGCTGCAGGCCCGCGGCGTGAACCTGCTGGTCCTGGATGAGCCCACCAACCACCTGGACCTCCCGGCAATCGAGCAGCTGGAGGAAGCACTGGAAAGCTACGACGGCGCCCTGCTGCTGGTCACCCACGACCGGCGGCTGCTGGAGAACGTGCGCCTGGACGTGCGCTGGAACGTGGACAACGGCGTCGTCACCGAACTGGTGGCAGGCAAGATGGAGCAGAACAGATGA
- a CDS encoding ABC transporter ATP-binding protein: protein MSMDGVAWRSLYNITRAKSGSRPFSKETLKRVLGFARPHRGRLIAFVAVSVAMAFLAVATPVLAGQVVNTIVARADSGEVIRLAALIAGVAVAEAVLGMVSRWLSSTIGEGVIVDLRTRVFDHVQRMPIAFFTRTRTGALVSRLNNDVIGAQSAFAGTLSGVVSNVVALILTLVVMLNTSWLVTVLAMILLPIFLIPARRMGSRLADLRREAAENNAAMGTQMTERFSAPGATLVKLFGRPDDESREFALRAGRVRDIGVRTAMLQFTFVTALTLVSALALSLVYGLGGWLAIGGQLAPGDVVVLALLLTRLYAPLTALSNARVEIMSALVSFERVFEILDLEPLIQEKPGALAVPPGPVAVEFDDVRFSYPSADKVSLASLEEVSTLDTRGGEEVLHGISFRVEPGQTVALVGSSGAGKSTVAQLLSRLYDVDSGAVRLGGTAPASGLDVRDLTFDSIRATLGMVTQDGHLFHETIASNLRLARPEATDEDMWAVLRQARLEAMIRSLPDGLETVVGERGYRLSGGERQRLTIARLLIAQPRVVILDEATAALDSTNEAAVQAALGAALEGRTAVVIAHRLSTIRAADVILVVEDGQIVERGTHTELLAADGRYAELYRTQFAEATAVAEEAVPEY from the coding sequence ATGAGCATGGACGGCGTCGCGTGGCGCTCGCTTTACAACATCACCCGGGCCAAGAGCGGCTCCCGGCCGTTCTCCAAGGAGACCCTCAAACGCGTCCTCGGCTTTGCCCGGCCGCACCGCGGCAGGCTGATCGCGTTTGTGGCCGTGTCCGTCGCCATGGCCTTCCTGGCTGTGGCCACGCCCGTGCTGGCCGGCCAGGTGGTCAACACGATCGTTGCCCGCGCCGACTCCGGCGAGGTGATCCGCCTGGCGGCCCTGATCGCCGGCGTCGCAGTGGCCGAGGCAGTCCTGGGCATGGTGAGCCGCTGGCTGTCCTCCACCATCGGCGAGGGCGTCATCGTGGACCTCCGCACCAGGGTCTTCGACCATGTCCAGAGAATGCCCATCGCGTTCTTCACGCGGACCCGCACCGGCGCGCTGGTCAGCCGCCTGAACAACGACGTCATCGGCGCGCAGTCCGCGTTCGCCGGAACCCTGTCCGGTGTGGTCAGCAACGTGGTGGCCCTCATCCTCACCCTCGTGGTGATGCTGAATACCTCCTGGCTGGTTACCGTGCTGGCCATGATCCTGCTGCCGATCTTCCTCATCCCCGCGCGGCGGATGGGCTCCCGGCTCGCGGACCTGCGGCGCGAGGCGGCCGAAAACAACGCCGCCATGGGCACCCAGATGACCGAGCGCTTCTCTGCGCCCGGCGCCACCCTTGTGAAGCTTTTTGGACGGCCCGACGACGAGTCCCGCGAGTTCGCGCTCCGTGCCGGCCGGGTCCGCGACATCGGCGTGCGGACGGCCATGCTCCAGTTCACGTTCGTGACGGCGCTGACGCTCGTCTCAGCCTTGGCACTCTCCCTGGTCTACGGCCTTGGCGGCTGGCTGGCCATCGGCGGACAGCTCGCCCCGGGCGACGTCGTGGTGCTGGCGCTGCTGCTTACCCGCCTTTACGCGCCGCTCACCGCGCTGTCCAACGCCCGCGTGGAGATCATGAGCGCCCTGGTCAGTTTTGAACGGGTCTTCGAAATCCTGGACCTCGAGCCCCTCATCCAGGAAAAGCCCGGTGCGCTGGCAGTCCCGCCCGGGCCCGTGGCCGTGGAGTTCGACGACGTGCGGTTCTCCTATCCCTCCGCGGACAAGGTCTCGCTGGCCTCGCTGGAGGAGGTCTCCACGCTGGACACCCGCGGCGGCGAGGAAGTGCTGCACGGCATCAGCTTCCGGGTGGAACCCGGACAGACCGTCGCCCTCGTGGGCTCTTCCGGCGCCGGCAAATCCACTGTGGCGCAGTTGCTGTCACGGCTGTACGACGTCGACTCCGGCGCCGTGCGCCTGGGCGGCACCGCCCCGGCCTCCGGCCTGGACGTGCGCGACCTGACTTTCGACTCCATCCGCGCCACCCTGGGCATGGTCACCCAGGACGGGCACCTGTTCCACGAAACCATCGCGTCCAACCTCAGGCTTGCCCGGCCGGAGGCCACCGACGAGGACATGTGGGCGGTCCTGCGCCAGGCCCGGCTCGAGGCCATGATCCGTTCCCTTCCCGACGGACTGGAAACTGTGGTGGGGGAGCGCGGCTACCGGCTCTCCGGTGGGGAACGGCAGCGGCTCACCATCGCCCGGCTGCTGATCGCCCAGCCCCGCGTGGTCATCCTGGACGAAGCCACCGCCGCGCTGGACTCCACGAACGAAGCCGCCGTGCAAGCGGCGCTGGGCGCTGCGCTGGAAGGGCGCACCGCCGTCGTCATTGCCCACCGGCTTTCGACGATCCGTGCGGCCGACGTCATCCTAGTGGTGGAAGACGGACAGATCGTGGAGCGCGGAACCCACACCGAGCTGCTGGCCGCGGACGGCCGGTACGCCGAGCTGTACCGGACCCAGTTCGCCGAGGCCACGGCTGTGGCGGAGGAAGCGGTCCCGGAGTACTGA
- a CDS encoding NUDIX hydrolase produces the protein MNPRIIVSAVCVYDAAGRLLTVRKRGTDKFMHPGGKPEPGETAVQAAARELQEEVGIIVDPRELTLMGVWLADAANEAATEIEATVFTAPGTWVAHPSAEIAEIRWLDLAAELPGDLAPLLTDHILPALAESGR, from the coding sequence GTGAATCCACGCATAATCGTTTCCGCCGTGTGTGTCTACGACGCCGCTGGCCGGCTCCTGACCGTCCGTAAGCGCGGCACGGACAAGTTCATGCATCCCGGCGGCAAGCCCGAGCCCGGCGAGACCGCGGTGCAGGCCGCCGCGCGGGAGCTCCAGGAGGAGGTCGGCATCATTGTGGATCCGCGGGAGCTGACCCTCATGGGCGTCTGGCTGGCCGATGCCGCCAACGAGGCAGCCACGGAAATCGAAGCCACAGTCTTCACCGCGCCGGGCACCTGGGTGGCCCACCCCTCCGCGGAGATCGCCGAGATCCGGTGGCTGGACCTCGCGGCAGAATTGCCCGGGGACCTGGCGCCGCTGCTCACGGACCACATCCTTCCGGCGCTGGCGGAATCCGGGCGCTGA
- a CDS encoding DUF6314 family protein encodes MNLQHPPGLRDYLLGITPADPPSPGRPQAGRWSVERTLLDRAAGTHGTFTGVVIFSPDGDGGLRFHEEGTVVWPSVNWPAGDGDTFTGPATRDYLLRPTDTPDAMDMLFHDGRPFHRMSFSPEASQDRHWCDPDTYRVTYVRHGENEFSYVWDVTGPRKDLLLESVLRRLPGTAAAADGLGSKP; translated from the coding sequence TTGAATCTGCAGCACCCGCCCGGGCTCCGCGACTATCTGCTGGGCATAACGCCGGCGGACCCCCCATCCCCCGGCCGTCCCCAGGCAGGGCGCTGGTCGGTGGAACGGACCCTGCTGGACCGGGCCGCCGGCACCCACGGCACCTTCACCGGCGTCGTGATCTTTTCCCCCGACGGCGACGGCGGGCTCCGCTTCCACGAGGAAGGGACCGTTGTCTGGCCTTCAGTAAACTGGCCTGCCGGTGACGGCGACACCTTCACCGGCCCGGCTACCCGCGACTACCTGCTCAGGCCCACGGACACGCCGGACGCCATGGACATGCTGTTTCACGACGGCCGGCCCTTCCACCGGATGAGCTTCTCGCCGGAGGCCAGCCAGGACCGGCACTGGTGCGATCCGGACACCTACCGCGTCACCTACGTCCGCCACGGCGAGAACGAGTTCAGCTACGTCTGGGATGTCACCGGCCCGCGCAAGGACCTGCTGCTGGAGTCAGTGCTGCGGCGGCTGCCCGGAACGGCGGCGGCCGCAGACGGGCTAGGCTCGAAACCGTGA
- a CDS encoding DUF998 domain-containing protein: MAAAAQVPTARATFLPDTASTRQYIGAWAVLSVVQYFVAEAAVIGAWAGPDPYSRRTGLISDLGAVTCGLYNGRSICSPLHVLMNSSFVVQGLGMLLGALLLSSALLRVAARAGVRVAVSHSGEVPWYSAVAARILTGTAGTGTIIVGLVPEDLESGWHYAGAVMYFIAGSLALLLLGALWFRQSPLGWFVLASGGVSAAALVTAAVTGLDVPEPGTLERLMGYPITIGLAAAGLVIAQRVRQERQVRRAFARARAVRSA, from the coding sequence ATGGCCGCCGCAGCTCAAGTCCCGACCGCCCGGGCAACGTTCCTGCCAGACACCGCCTCCACGCGCCAGTACATCGGGGCGTGGGCGGTGCTCAGCGTGGTCCAGTATTTCGTGGCGGAGGCCGCTGTCATCGGCGCCTGGGCCGGACCCGACCCCTACAGCCGGCGGACCGGCCTCATCAGCGACCTGGGTGCCGTCACCTGCGGCCTTTACAACGGCCGCAGCATCTGTTCGCCGCTGCACGTGCTCATGAATTCCTCCTTCGTGGTGCAGGGCCTGGGGATGCTGCTGGGCGCGCTGCTGCTGAGCTCGGCGCTGCTGCGGGTGGCCGCCCGGGCCGGCGTGCGGGTGGCGGTAAGCCATTCCGGTGAAGTGCCCTGGTACTCGGCGGTGGCGGCGCGGATCCTGACCGGGACGGCGGGTACCGGCACGATCATCGTGGGGCTGGTCCCGGAGGACCTGGAATCGGGCTGGCACTACGCCGGGGCCGTGATGTACTTCATCGCCGGCTCCCTGGCGCTGCTGCTGCTCGGCGCCTTGTGGTTCCGGCAATCTCCGCTGGGGTGGTTCGTTCTGGCCTCCGGCGGGGTGTCCGCGGCCGCGCTCGTCACGGCGGCCGTCACCGGCCTGGACGTCCCCGAGCCGGGTACCCTGGAACGGCTGATGGGCTACCCGATCACCATTGGCCTCGCCGCCGCCGGCCTGGTCATCGCCCAGCGCGTCCGGCAGGAACGGCAGGTTCGCAGGGCCTTCGCCCGGGCCCGGGCGGTTCGGAGCGCCTAG
- a CDS encoding inositol monophosphatase family protein: MTELGRHKLGKHSATNLSPELDDYELAAELVREAGQLALLMRQGGLDAQRKTSISDIVTAADHAAEAYVLEQLQRCRPDDGVLGEEGAAVHGSSGRTWVIDPVDGTYNFLQGSTYWCSAIALRDESDVLLGAIFQPEEDKLWIGGKQRATTLNGDPVTTFKEDGTNRNAADLSHLGAATYIHPRWLSDPMCAMPWHAAATSAATLRMLGSGSCDLGRVADGQLGCWFQHSCPEWDWLPGKAIVTAAGGVAGSVHVNGLEWFMAGGTTAVHQLRAALESGSVD, encoded by the coding sequence GTGACGGAACTGGGCAGACACAAACTCGGCAAACACAGTGCCACCAACCTGAGCCCCGAGCTCGACGACTATGAGCTGGCGGCTGAACTGGTCCGCGAGGCCGGGCAGCTGGCGCTGCTGATGCGGCAGGGCGGCCTCGACGCCCAGCGCAAGACCTCGATCTCCGACATCGTCACAGCCGCGGACCACGCGGCCGAAGCGTATGTGCTGGAGCAGCTGCAGCGCTGCCGCCCGGACGACGGCGTCCTGGGCGAAGAAGGCGCCGCGGTGCACGGCAGCAGCGGGCGGACCTGGGTCATCGACCCGGTGGACGGCACCTACAACTTCCTGCAGGGCTCCACCTACTGGTGCTCAGCCATCGCCCTCAGGGACGAATCCGATGTGTTGCTAGGAGCCATTTTCCAGCCCGAGGAGGACAAACTCTGGATCGGCGGCAAGCAACGCGCCACCACCCTCAACGGCGATCCCGTCACCACCTTCAAGGAGGACGGAACCAACCGCAACGCCGCCGACCTGTCCCACCTCGGCGCCGCCACCTACATCCACCCGCGCTGGCTCTCCGACCCGATGTGCGCCATGCCGTGGCACGCCGCCGCGACCTCGGCCGCGACGCTGCGGATGCTCGGATCTGGCTCGTGCGACCTTGGTCGCGTCGCTGACGGGCAGCTTGGCTGCTGGTTCCAGCACAGCTGCCCCGAATGGGACTGGCTTCCCGGAAAAGCGATCGTGACGGCCGCCGGCGGCGTTGCCGGCAGCGTCCACGTCAACGGCCTGGAATGGTTCATGGCGGGAGGAACGACGGCGGTGCACCAGCTGCGTGCCGCCCTCGAGTCAGGCTCTGTCGACTAG
- the pcrA gene encoding DNA helicase PcrA, giving the protein MDMLFDPYADGPFKAGSHAGAITKSRPETGLMAPGFGGGPGEPAGRPAGGPAAGPAGGGPAEEHARHHLPDAGALLAGLNPQQEEAVKHSGSALLIVAGAGSGKTRVLSNRIAYLIATKRAHHGEILAITFTNKAAAEMRERIEALVGGRAKAMWISTFHSSCVRILRREAANVGLNSNFSIYDSADSLRLITLVAKNLDLDPKKFAPKAIQHKISALKNELIDDDSFASAANHSDPFESAVADVFKGYTQRLRQANAMDFDDLIAQTVYMFRAFPALADSYRRRFRHVLVDEYQDTNHAQYALVREIVGEGPGAAELTVVGDSDQSIYAFRGADIRNIVEFEKDYPDARTIKLEQNYRSTQNILTAANSVISRNPNRPEKRLWTAEGEGHKIIGYVGENEHDEAQFIAKEIDRLQDEDNLRPGDVAIFYRTNAQSRSIEDVLVRVGLPYKVVGGTRFYERKEIKDALAYLRVLVNPDDDVNLRRVLNEPKRGIGDRAEGAVAALAERERTSFIAAARRADQAPGMATRSVNAVLGFVKLLDDLAEVAAGSGAAAALEAVLEQTGYLATLRSSNDPQDESRVENLAELVAVVREYERDNPEGSLGAFLEQVSLVADADQIPDAPGADIDAAVAEAKRLGVVTLMTLHTAKGLEFPVVFLTGMEHGLFPHQRSATDPKELAEERRLAYVGLTRARKRLYVTRSEVRNMWGQSQYNPASQFLEEIPSELVEWKREGTSRQAGGWGSDAAIGSSRYSGSFWGAGSARGTRADSSAGFNADVPAAVAKNRVQPQKEVIAVSVGDKVNHTSFGNGTVLAVEGAGDKTVAKVKFDVGEKRLLLRYAPLTKIDA; this is encoded by the coding sequence ATGGATATGTTGTTTGACCCCTACGCTGACGGTCCGTTCAAGGCTGGTTCCCACGCCGGTGCCATCACCAAGTCGCGCCCCGAAACAGGGCTGATGGCGCCCGGGTTCGGCGGCGGCCCGGGTGAACCCGCGGGCCGCCCGGCAGGCGGCCCCGCGGCCGGACCGGCTGGTGGGGGCCCGGCAGAGGAGCATGCGCGGCACCACCTCCCTGACGCCGGGGCGCTGCTGGCCGGCCTGAACCCGCAGCAGGAGGAAGCGGTCAAACACTCCGGCAGCGCACTGCTGATCGTGGCCGGAGCCGGCTCCGGCAAGACCCGCGTCCTCAGTAACCGGATCGCCTACCTGATTGCCACCAAGCGGGCCCACCACGGCGAGATCCTGGCCATCACGTTCACCAACAAGGCCGCCGCGGAAATGCGCGAACGCATCGAGGCGCTTGTTGGCGGCAGGGCCAAGGCCATGTGGATCTCCACGTTCCATTCGTCCTGCGTCCGGATCCTGCGGCGCGAGGCCGCCAACGTCGGCCTGAACTCCAACTTCTCCATCTACGACTCCGCCGACTCCCTGCGGCTGATCACGCTGGTGGCCAAGAACCTGGACCTGGACCCCAAGAAGTTCGCGCCCAAGGCCATCCAGCACAAGATTTCCGCGCTCAAGAACGAACTGATCGACGACGACTCCTTCGCGTCCGCCGCCAACCACAGTGACCCGTTCGAAAGCGCCGTGGCCGACGTCTTCAAGGGCTACACCCAGCGGCTGCGCCAGGCCAACGCCATGGACTTCGATGACCTGATCGCGCAGACGGTCTACATGTTCCGGGCCTTCCCGGCGCTCGCAGATTCCTACCGGCGCCGGTTCCGGCATGTCTTGGTGGACGAATACCAGGACACCAACCACGCGCAGTATGCCCTGGTCCGGGAAATCGTCGGCGAGGGGCCGGGGGCGGCGGAGCTGACCGTCGTCGGCGACTCGGACCAGTCGATCTACGCGTTCCGCGGCGCGGACATCCGGAACATCGTGGAGTTCGAGAAGGACTACCCCGACGCCCGCACCATCAAGCTGGAGCAGAACTACCGCTCCACCCAGAACATCCTGACCGCGGCCAACTCCGTAATCTCCCGCAACCCCAACCGCCCCGAGAAGAGGCTCTGGACCGCGGAGGGCGAGGGCCATAAGATCATCGGCTACGTGGGCGAGAACGAGCACGACGAAGCCCAGTTCATTGCCAAGGAAATCGACCGGCTCCAGGACGAGGACAACCTCCGCCCCGGCGACGTCGCCATCTTCTACCGCACCAACGCCCAGTCCCGTTCCATCGAGGACGTCCTGGTGCGCGTGGGGCTGCCGTACAAAGTGGTGGGCGGCACCAGGTTCTACGAGCGCAAGGAAATCAAGGACGCCCTGGCGTACCTGCGCGTGCTGGTCAACCCGGACGACGACGTCAACCTCCGCCGCGTCCTCAACGAACCCAAGCGCGGGATCGGGGACCGGGCCGAGGGTGCCGTGGCGGCCCTCGCCGAGCGGGAGCGCACGTCCTTTATCGCTGCGGCCCGCCGCGCCGACCAGGCGCCCGGCATGGCCACCCGCTCCGTCAACGCGGTGCTCGGCTTCGTGAAGCTCCTGGACGACCTCGCCGAGGTCGCCGCAGGTTCCGGCGCCGCGGCCGCGCTCGAGGCGGTGCTGGAACAGACCGGCTACCTCGCCACGCTGCGCTCCAGCAACGATCCGCAGGACGAGTCCCGGGTGGAGAACCTCGCCGAGCTTGTCGCCGTCGTCCGTGAATACGAGCGCGACAATCCCGAAGGATCCCTGGGCGCCTTCCTCGAGCAGGTGTCCCTGGTGGCCGACGCTGACCAGATCCCGGACGCCCCTGGTGCGGACATCGACGCCGCGGTGGCGGAGGCAAAGCGGCTGGGCGTGGTCACGCTCATGACGCTGCACACGGCCAAGGGCCTCGAATTCCCCGTGGTGTTCCTGACCGGCATGGAGCACGGGCTCTTCCCACACCAGCGTTCCGCAACGGACCCCAAGGAACTGGCGGAGGAGCGCCGCCTCGCGTACGTGGGACTGACGCGCGCCCGGAAGCGCCTGTACGTCACGCGTTCCGAGGTCCGCAACATGTGGGGGCAAAGCCAGTACAACCCGGCCAGCCAGTTCCTGGAGGAAATCCCCTCCGAGCTCGTCGAATGGAAGCGCGAGGGCACAAGCCGGCAGGCCGGCGGCTGGGGAAGCGACGCCGCCATCGGATCGAGCCGGTACAGCGGATCCTTCTGGGGCGCCGGATCGGCCCGCGGCACCCGGGCCGATTCCTCCGCGGGCTTCAACGCCGACGTTCCGGCCGCCGTCGCGAAAAACCGCGTGCAGCCGCAGAAGGAAGTCATTGCGGTCAGCGTGGGGGACAAGGTCAACCACACCAGCTTCGGCAACGGCACCGTGCTCGCCGTCGAAGGCGCCGGGGACAAGACCGTGGCTAAGGTGAAGTTCGACGTCGGCGAGAAGCGACTGCTGCTCCGTTACGCGCCGCTGACCAAGATCGACGCCTGA
- the sucC gene encoding ADP-forming succinate--CoA ligase subunit beta: MDLFEYQARDMFEAHGVPVLAGIVAHTPEEAKAAAEKIGGVTVVKAQVKVGGRGKAGGVKVAKSADEALEHSTNILGMDIKGHTVNKVMIAQGADIAEEYYFSVLLDRANRNYLAMCSVEGGMEIEQLAVERPEALAKVAIDPAVGIDQAKADEIVAAAGFAEELRGKVAGVILKLWDVFKKEDATLVEVNPLVKTGAGEIVALDGKVTLDENAEFRHPKHAQLEDKESADPLEAKAKAQDLNYVKLDGEVGIIGNGAGLVMSTLDVVAYAGENHGNVKPANFLDIGGGASAEVMAAGLDVILGDEQVKSVFVNVFGGITACDAVAKGIVGALAELGHSANKPLVVRLDGNNVEEGRRILAEANHPLVTLAATMDEGADKAAELANAR; encoded by the coding sequence GTGGACCTGTTTGAATATCAGGCGCGCGATATGTTCGAAGCGCACGGTGTACCCGTGCTCGCCGGCATCGTGGCGCACACCCCTGAAGAAGCAAAGGCAGCTGCCGAGAAGATCGGCGGCGTAACTGTCGTCAAGGCACAGGTTAAGGTCGGTGGCCGCGGCAAGGCTGGCGGCGTCAAGGTTGCCAAGTCCGCCGACGAGGCGCTTGAGCACTCCACCAACATCCTGGGCATGGACATCAAGGGCCACACCGTCAACAAGGTGATGATCGCCCAGGGTGCGGACATCGCCGAGGAATACTACTTCTCCGTCCTTCTGGACCGGGCCAACCGCAACTACCTGGCCATGTGCTCGGTTGAAGGCGGCATGGAGATCGAGCAGCTCGCCGTCGAGCGGCCCGAGGCCCTGGCCAAGGTAGCTATCGACCCCGCTGTGGGCATCGACCAGGCCAAGGCTGACGAAATCGTCGCTGCTGCCGGTTTCGCTGAAGAACTGCGCGGCAAAGTCGCCGGCGTCATTCTGAAGCTCTGGGACGTCTTCAAGAAGGAAGACGCCACCCTCGTGGAGGTCAACCCGCTCGTCAAGACCGGCGCCGGCGAGATCGTTGCGCTCGACGGCAAGGTCACGCTCGATGAGAACGCCGAGTTCCGCCACCCCAAGCACGCCCAGCTTGAGGACAAGGAATCCGCAGACCCGCTCGAGGCCAAGGCCAAGGCGCAGGACCTGAACTACGTCAAGCTGGACGGTGAAGTCGGCATCATCGGTAACGGTGCAGGCCTCGTCATGTCCACCCTCGACGTCGTCGCCTACGCCGGCGAGAACCACGGCAACGTCAAGCCCGCCAACTTCCTGGACATCGGCGGCGGAGCCTCCGCCGAGGTCATGGCCGCAGGCCTGGACGTCATCCTGGGCGACGAGCAGGTCAAGTCCGTATTCGTCAACGTCTTCGGCGGCATCACCGCCTGTGACGCTGTTGCCAAGGGCATCGTGGGCGCATTGGCCGAGCTGGGCCACTCCGCCAACAAGCCGCTGGTTGTCCGCCTCGACGGCAACAACGTCGAAGAAGGCCGCCGCATCCTCGCCGAGGCCAACCACCCGCTGGTCACCCTGGCCGCCACCATGGACGAGGGCGCCGACAAGGCCGCCGAGCTCGCCAACGCCCGCTGA
- the sucD gene encoding succinate--CoA ligase subunit alpha: protein MSIYLNKDSKVIVQGITGGEGTKHTALMLKAGTNIVGGVNARKAGTTVLHGENEITVFGTVKEAMAETGADVSIVFVPPAFTKNAVVEAIEAGIGLVVVITEGVPVQDSAEFWALAQSKVDADGNQVTRIIGPNCPGIITPGEALVGITPANITGKGPIGLVSKSGTLTYQMMYELRDLGFSTAIGIGGDPVIGTTHIDALAAFEADPETKAIVMIGEIGGDAEERAADFIKANVTKPVVGYVAGFTAPEGKTMGHAGAIVSGSAGTAQAKKEALEAAGVKVGKTPSETAKLLREVYAAL from the coding sequence ATGTCTATTTATCTGAACAAGGACTCCAAGGTCATCGTCCAGGGCATCACGGGCGGCGAGGGCACCAAGCACACCGCCCTCATGCTCAAGGCCGGCACCAACATCGTGGGCGGCGTCAACGCCCGCAAGGCCGGCACCACCGTCCTGCACGGCGAAAACGAGATCACCGTTTTCGGCACGGTCAAGGAAGCCATGGCAGAGACCGGCGCCGACGTCTCCATCGTCTTCGTCCCGCCGGCATTTACCAAGAACGCCGTCGTTGAAGCCATCGAGGCCGGCATCGGCCTGGTCGTCGTCATCACCGAAGGCGTGCCGGTTCAGGACTCCGCCGAGTTCTGGGCACTGGCGCAGTCCAAGGTCGACGCCGATGGCAACCAGGTCACCCGCATCATCGGACCGAACTGCCCCGGCATCATCACCCCGGGCGAGGCCCTCGTGGGCATCACCCCGGCGAACATCACCGGCAAGGGCCCCATCGGCCTGGTGTCCAAGTCCGGCACGCTGACCTACCAGATGATGTACGAACTGCGCGACCTCGGCTTCTCCACCGCCATCGGCATCGGCGGTGACCCTGTCATCGGCACCACCCACATCGACGCCCTGGCTGCGTTCGAGGCTGACCCGGAGACCAAGGCCATCGTGATGATCGGCGAAATCGGCGGCGACGCCGAAGAGCGTGCCGCCGACTTCATCAAGGCCAACGTCACCAAGCCGGTTGTCGGCTACGTGGCTGGCTTCACCGCGCCTGAAGGCAAGACCATGGGCCACGCAGGCGCCATCGTCTCCGGTTCCGCCGGTACCGCCCAGGCAAAGAAGGAAGCCCTCGAGGCTGCAGGCGTGAAGGTCGGCAAGACGCCGTCCGAGACCGCTAAGCTGCTGCGCGAAGTCTACGCAGCGCTCTAA